In Nicotiana tabacum cultivar K326 chromosome 17, ASM71507v2, whole genome shotgun sequence, one DNA window encodes the following:
- the LOC107786030 gene encoding uncharacterized protein LOC107786030 translates to MFPSGNSSGNPILRCSIPSFCSSNSSFLGINGNQILLHQHQDQLSTHYLAANNGHLIDNNSSVMFANNVIHNKSNNQEICYPLNTMMKKPMKKDRHSKILTSQGHRDRRVRLSIGVARKFFDLQDMLGFDKPSKTLDWLFTKSKLAIEELTTAQIKITSPNESSAAKKSPSSINSECEDVVLARAKQEEAILNLVARESRAKARARARERTIKKIWAQIEAKLNSSSVVKEQTKIDEIKEMIHGSVLVERKNIKSSSSTLGFHHPNLSGTEEAAANSNYNSSSSSTRNWDHDVNRTILNSSLTAVMATISTSSQVVQGSDQKEWDSYHCSQI, encoded by the exons atgttcccTTCTGGAAACAGTAGTGGGAACCCTATTCTCCGGTGTTCAATACCATCTTTTTGCAGCTCTAATTCTTCCTTTCTTGGCATTAATGGCAACCAAATACTCCTTCATCAACACCAAGATCAACTCTCTACTCATTACTTAGCCGCTAATAATGGTCACTTAATCGACAACAACAGCTCGGTGATGTTTGCAAACAATGTCATCCACAACAAGTCAAATAATCAGGAAATTTGCTATCCTTTAAATACGATGATGAAGAAACCTATGAAAAAAGATAGACACAGTAAAATTTTGACATCACAAGGTCATAGGGATCGGAGGGTGAGATTGTCCATTGGGGTTGCTCGTAAGTTCTTTGATCTACAAGATATGCTTGGTTTTGACAAACCAAGTAAAACCCTTGATTGGCTATTCACAAAGTCCAAATTAGCCATTGAAGAGCTGACTACTGCTCAGATCAAAATCACCAGCCCTAATGAGTCGTCAGCAGCAAAGAAAAGTCCTTCATCTATTAATTCAGAATGTGAGGACGTTGTTCTTGCAAGAGCAAAACAAGAGGAGGCTATACTTAATTTGGTTGCGAGAGAGTCAAGGGCAAAGGCTAGAGCAAGAGCTAGGGAAAGAACAATCAAGAAAATCTGGGCCCAAATTGAAGCCAAACTTAACTCATCATCAGTAGTAAAGGAGCAGACTAAGATTGATGAAATTAAAGAAATGATTCACGGATCTGTACTTGTGGAAAGGAAGAATATCAAGTCTTCTTCCTCAACTTTGGGTTTTCATCACCCGAATCTCAGTGGTACTGAAGAGGCTGCAGCTAATTCGAACTACAATAGCTCCTCTTCTAGTACCCGAAATTGGGATCATGATGTTAATCGAACAATATTGAACTCCAGCTTAACTGCAGTTATGGCTACAATAAGTACCTCATCGCAAG TCGTTCAAGGTAGCGATCAGAAAGAATGGGACTCATATCACTGCAGCCAAATCTAA